A genome region from Hevea brasiliensis isolate MT/VB/25A 57/8 chromosome 9, ASM3005281v1, whole genome shotgun sequence includes the following:
- the LOC110671549 gene encoding uncharacterized protein LOC110671549, which translates to MNMNRSECVNSSREKDVAEISAQFKSSAGSLRSRAIVGNWGLDRDGREGTYANLRMADDQNRFLTSACPVEGPSNYCLSPSSYESGKLVKNFDDLDGSNRFVRLEQNRVELLRKLDDLKEQICRSGSAAEKEREGDFGAYCDCVTYNVLMKPLAPDKQFRRNPYCRDIDMHNFCFPPNHVANEFPIYEDPIQLQLPRVNSHQPLGQYWQQPPGDYLPGTYKDFNQEQQLVSYPCGTLYQDPACACFHCYYNNWHVPSRVPTTVFGNKKFMKDPADSHFNCHVNPITFGSKKRNPQANPRTFHAQDPQSHGSWPSDINSDVNVFHQSRPRRLVVAQGNVRLCHPIAGGAPFITCYSCFNLLKLPRKLKVREKNLQKLRCGACLTVFLFEIKNKQLIISIPTENKQILTGATDGSSEVSKEVLSSPNGGFNAEGMDCSASVENPAHDFQSSDFKRNIRSEVQRLNLTEFEKGQHLTSLASVSSEDEEPQDSMIVQRDVSYFPEHPTKENASPNFPALPLSEHLDDVLSNKEENIYGEGNKSNRTDQKKAKLDKSTPQQNSVKDASETEVEVSFNEYTNTSLSQYSEEIREEKDQSTPSRINKVSESVPLGLLKKQSRSNHQMEGEKYNISVNGQPIPESMVKKAEKLAGPIHPGDYWYDFQAGFWGVMGQPCVGIIPPFIKEFDYPMPENCAAGNTSVFVNGRELHQKDLDLLASRGLPTTKDKFYTVSISGEVLDQESGMELKSLGKLAPTVQKQKRGFGMKVPRRKLT; encoded by the exons ATGAACATGAATAGATCTGAGTGTGTTAATTCAAGTAGAGAAAAAGATGTTGCCGAGATTTCAGCCCAATTTAAGAGTTCTGCAGGGTCTTTGAGGTCAAGGGCAATTGTGGGCAATTGGGGTTTGGATAGAGATGGCCGAGAGGGAACTTATGCAAACCTCAGAATGGCTGATGATCAAAACAGATTTTTGACTTCTGCTTGTCCTGTTGAGGGACCTTCAAATTATTGCTTGAGTCCTTCCTCTTATGAATCTGGTAAACTGGTGAAGAATTTTGATGACCTGGATGGGTCTAACAGATTTGTACGTTTAGAGCAGAATCGGGTTGAGTTGCTTAGGAAGCTGGATGATTTAAAGGAACAAATCTGCAGAAGTGGTTCTGCAGCAGAGAAAGAAAGGGAAGGGGACTTTGGTGCTTACTGCGATTGTGTTACTTACAATGTTCTAATGAAACCTTTAGCTCCAGATAAGCAATTCCGTAGAAACCCCTATTGTCGTGATATAGATATGCACAACTTTTGTTTTCCTCCAAATCATGTTGCAAATGAATTCCCAATCTATGAGGATCCCATTCAACTACAATTACCCAGGGTAAATTCCCATCAACCACTTGGTCAATACTGGCAGCAACCTCCTGGTGACTACTTGCCAGGGACATACAAAGACTTCAACCAAGAACAGCAGCTCGTATCTTATCCTTGTGGAACGTTGTATCAAGATCCTGCTTGTGCATGTTTTCACTGTTACTACAATAATTGGCATGTTCCTTCACGAGTCCCAACCACTGTTTTTGGCAATAAAAAGTTTATGAAGGACCCAGCTGATTCCCACTTCAACTGCCACGTTAATCCTATTACATTTGGGTCAAAGAAACGCAATCCTCAAGCCAATCCTCGCACATTTCATGCACAAGATCCACAGTCACATGGTAGTTGGCCAAGTGACATCAATTCAGATGTGAATGTCTTTCATCAGAGTCGTCCAAGGAGGTTGGTGGTAGCCCAGGGTAATGTGCGTCTTTGCCATCCTATTGCTGGTGGTGCCCCATTTATAACGTGCTACAGTTGCTTTAACTTACTGAAACTGCCAAGAAAACTTAAAGTGAGGGAGAAGAATCTGCAGAAACTGCGATGTGGTGCCTGCTTAACAGTATTCTTGTTTGAAATTAAAAACAAGCAGCTAATTATTTCTATTCCCACTGAAAACAAGCAAATATTGACCGGAGCAACTGATGGCTCTTCTGAGGTCTCAAAAGAAGTCCTCTCAAGTCCTAATGGTGGTTTTAATGCCGAAGGAATGGATTGCTCAGCAAGTGTTGAAAATCCTGCTCATGACTTCCAGTCATCagatttcaaaagaaatattagATCAGAAGTCCAGAGGCTAAACTTAACTGAATTTGAGAAAGGGCAGCACCTTACTTCTCTAGCTTCTGTTTCTTCAGAGGATGAGGAGCCCCAGGATAGTATGATTGTTCAGAGAGATGTTTCCTACTTTCCTGAGCATCCCACAAAAGAAAATGCATCTCCAAATTTTCCAGCTTTACCTTTGTCAGAGCATTTGGATGATGTTTTATCTAATAAGGAAGAGAACATATATGGGGAAGGAAACAAGAGTAATAGAACAGACCAAAAGAAGGCTAAACTTGATAAGAGTACTCCTCAGCAGAACTCTGTGAAAGATGCATCAGAAACTGAAGTGGAAGTTTCTTTTAATGAATACACGAATACTAGTTTATCTCAATACTCTGAGGAGATAAGAGAAGAAAAAGATCAGTCCACGCCCTCTAGAATCAACAAGGTAAGCGAATCAGTCCCGCTGGGTCTTCTTAAGAAGCAATCTAGATCTAATCACCAAATGGAGGgtgaaaaatataatatttctgTTAATGGGCAACCTATTCCAGAAAGTATGGTGAAAAAGGCTGAAAAGCTAGCTGGGCCGATTCATCCTGGAGATTACTG GTATGATTTTCAAGCAGGATTTTGGGGCGTAATGGGACAACCTTGCGTTGGCATAATCCCT CCTTTTATTAAAGAGTTTGATTATCCCATGCCAGAAAATTGTGCTGCTGGAAACACCAGTGTCTTTGTCAATGGGAGAGAGCTTCATCAGAAAGA